A part of Pseudochaenichthys georgianus chromosome 23, fPseGeo1.2, whole genome shotgun sequence genomic DNA contains:
- the ndufb2 gene encoding NADH dehydrogenase [ubiquinone] 1 beta subcomplex subunit 2, mitochondrial: MASFGRALGVFRTGSQLLRRGTQRITIRNGSGTPTIVPRYRQFPIISKKHILESELLSGAMWFWILWYSWHDPDMVMGHFPWPEASEWTDEELGIPPDDEE; encoded by the exons ATGGCTTCTTTTGGAAGGGCGTTGGGAGTCTTTCGCACAGGATCTCAGCTCCTGAGACGCGGTACACAGAGGATAACGATCAGAAA TGGTAGCGGCACACCGACTATAGTGCCACGGTACAGGCAGTTCCCCATAATATCGAAGAAACATATTTTGGAGTCCGAGCTGCTCAGCGGTGCCATGTGGTTCTGGATCCTCTGGTACAGCTGGCACGACCCTGATATGGTCATG GGTCACTTCCCCTGGCCTGAGGCCTCTGAATGGACAGATGAGGAGCTTGGAATCCCACCAGATGACGAAGAATAA